The Pseudomonas fragi DNA window TGCCCGGTCACCAGCCAGCCGGACTGGGGCACGGTGGTGGTCGAGTACCGTGGTGCGGCACTGGATCACGCCAGTTTGCTGGCCTATCTGGTGAGCTTTCGCCAGCATTCGGACTTTCACGAACAATGCGTGGAGCGGATCTTTCTCGACCTGCAGCGTTTGCTCAAGCCCGAGAAATTGACCGTGTATGCGCGTTATGTGCGCCGTGGCGGGCTGGATATCAACCCGTACCGCAGCACCGAAGCGGTCGAGTTCCAGAATGTGCGGCTGGTGCGTCAGTAATACGATTCAGCCTTGTGGGAGCGGGCTTGCTCGCGATGGTGTCGACGCGGTTTGCCTGACAAACCGCGTCGCCTGAATCGCGAGCAAGCCCGCTCCCACAGCGTTCAGTGCATTGCTCAGCCGTTATTCAACGCCTTTGCCTGCTCCAGCACGGCCTCGACATGGCCCGGCACTTTCACTCCGCGCCACTCGTGACGCAACACGCCGTCCTTGTCGATCAGGAACGTGCTGCGGTCCACGCCCAGATACTCCTTGCCATACAGCTTTTTCAGCTTGATCACGTCAAACAGCTGGCACAGGGCCTCGTCCTTGTCGCTCAGCAACTCAAACGGGAAGCCCTGCTTGGCCTTGAAGTTCTCATGGGACTTGAGGCTGTCGCGGGACACGCCAAACACTTCGGTATTGGCCGCCTGAAACTCCGCGTAATGGTCGCGAAAGCCCTGGCCCTCAGTGGTGCAGCCCGGCGTGCTGTCCTTGGGATAAAAATAGATCACCACCTGCTTGCCCTTGAGCTGCGACAGGCTGACGGTTTTTTCACTCGTTGCCGGGATCTGGAAATCGTCTACGGGTTGGTCAATTACAACGGCCATTGAGTCGGTTTCCTTACATCGGGTTCTGTGGGCGCCACGGTTCGATCAGTGCATCCAGGTTCAGCGCATCGGCGAAGTCCAGGAACTGATCACGCAGCCAGCTGATTTGTACGCCAGCCGGCAAGGTCACGGTAAAGGTGGCGTTAAGCATGGTGCCGCCGGTTTGTGGGGCCTGATAGGTGTCGCATGTCAGGTTTTCCAGCTCAACGTTGTGGTCCATGAAGAACTGGCACAGCTCGTTGATGATGTCCGAGCGGTAGGCCGAGCTGACATAGGCCACATACGGCAGTGCCTGCGGGCGGGTTTCCAGGGCAGCGCTGCGCACTACGTTGACGCTGAACGCGTGCTTTTTGGCCAGCGCAGGCAAGCCTGCTTCAAGGCGTGCCAGAGCGTCCCAGCTACCGGTTACTTCCAGAACCAGGGCACTGCATTCGCCGTGGCGGGTCAGGCGCGAGGTCACGACAGCGCAGCGATTTTCATGGCTGGCGCGGCACAGCACGTTAGTCAGCTCCATTGGGTTGGCGCCAAGGGCACTGATGACAAGGAATTGTTCGCGAACTGTGGGGGTGGACATTCAACCTTCCTAAAACGATGAGCGGTCAGTACGGTCGATGCTGGGCAAGTTGCCTGGCAGGCGCAGCTGGAGCGCCACAAGCCCGTCAAACCAGCGAAACAGGCGGTTTGCAGGCTGTGCAAACCGGGCTTGGCGGCGTTTGGACGGGGCTTTGGACGCCTGCAGAAGGCCTGTGAAACAGACTTGCACGCACATCAGTACCAATCAAAGGCTGAAGGGTAGCGAAAAGCAACGCGAAGGGGAATGCTCATCGGGCGCGCTGTTGCTTGTGCAAGGGTCATGGCGCCAGTACCATTACGGCTCTCTTTTTCCGGCAGGAGCGGTTGCATGATTGCGGGCAGTATGGTGGCACTGGTCACACCTATGGATGCACAAGGTCGTCTTGATTGGGACGCTCTGAGCAAACTGGTGGACTTTCACCTGCAAGAGGGCACCAACGCCATTGTTGCCGTTGGCACTACAGGTGAATCGGCAACTCTGGACGTGAACGAGCACATTGAAGTGATTCGTCATGTCGTCAAGCAGGTTGCAGGGCGTATTCCGGTGATCGCCGGCACGGGCGCCAACTCGACGCGTGAAGCGATCGAACTGACCACCAATGCAAAGGCCGCTGGCGCCGATGCATGTCTGCTGGTGACGCCGTATTACAACAAGCCGACCCAGGAAGGCCTGTACCAGCACTTCAAGGCGATCGCCGAAGCAGTCGATATCCCGCAGATCCTGTACAACGTTCCGGGTCGTACCGCCTGTGACATGCTGCCGGCCACCGTGATCCGCCTTTCCACCGTGCCGAACATCATCGGCATCAAGGAAGCCACCGGTGACCTGACACGCGTACCCGCCATCCTGGCCGGTGTGAGCAGCGATTTCCTGGTGTACTCCGGTGACGACGCCACCGCAGTCGAGCTGATCCTGCTCGGCGGCAAGGGCAATATCTCGGTAACCGCCAACGTTGCCCCGCGTGACATGAGCGACCTGTGCGCCGCCGCGATGCGTGGCGATGCCGACACGGCCCGTGCGCTGCACGAAAAGCTGATGCCGCTCAATAAAACCCTGTTTATCGAATCCAACCCTATCCCCGTGAAATGGGCGCTGCATGAGATGGGCTTGATGTCGGACGGTATCCGTCTGCCACTCACCTGGCTCAGCGAGCCTTGCCACGAACCACTGCGTCAGGCAATGCGCCAGTCCGGTGTCTTGGTTTAATTGAGGAAGCACTACGCATGAAGCGATTGGCCGGACTTTCCGCACTAGCCGTGATTATTTCCAGCACCAGCGGTTGCGGTTGGCTGTGGGGTCAAGAGGGTTACTTCCGCGACCGCGGCAGCGATTACCTGGAGGCGCGTCAAACCGCCCCGATGCAATTGCCGCCGGGTGTCCAGACTGACAAGCGCCTTGTGCCGCTGTTGCCGATCCCCAGCAACGTGCCCGACGACAACGTCAAGGGCGAGTTTGAAGTACCGCGTCCACAGCCCTTGGCTGTAGCTGCCAGTGCCAGCGATTTCAGCCTGCAAAAAAGCGGCGATAGCCGTTGGGTGATGGCGCAGCGTTCGCCGTCTGAAGTCTGGCCGGTGGCGATGCAGTTCTTCCAGGACAATGGCTTCCGTATCGACGAGCAGCGCCCGCAAACCGGCGAGTTCACCACGAGCTGGCAGCGC harbors:
- a CDS encoding peroxiredoxin → MAVVIDQPVDDFQIPATSEKTVSLSQLKGKQVVIYFYPKDSTPGCTTEGQGFRDHYAEFQAANTEVFGVSRDSLKSHENFKAKQGFPFELLSDKDEALCQLFDVIKLKKLYGKEYLGVDRSTFLIDKDGVLRHEWRGVKVPGHVEAVLEQAKALNNG
- a CDS encoding glycine cleavage system protein R, whose translation is MSTPTVREQFLVISALGANPMELTNVLCRASHENRCAVVTSRLTRHGECSALVLEVTGSWDALARLEAGLPALAKKHAFSVNVVRSAALETRPQALPYVAYVSSAYRSDIINELCQFFMDHNVELENLTCDTYQAPQTGGTMLNATFTVTLPAGVQISWLRDQFLDFADALNLDALIEPWRPQNPM
- the dapA gene encoding 4-hydroxy-tetrahydrodipicolinate synthase — translated: MIAGSMVALVTPMDAQGRLDWDALSKLVDFHLQEGTNAIVAVGTTGESATLDVNEHIEVIRHVVKQVAGRIPVIAGTGANSTREAIELTTNAKAAGADACLLVTPYYNKPTQEGLYQHFKAIAEAVDIPQILYNVPGRTACDMLPATVIRLSTVPNIIGIKEATGDLTRVPAILAGVSSDFLVYSGDDATAVELILLGGKGNISVTANVAPRDMSDLCAAAMRGDADTARALHEKLMPLNKTLFIESNPIPVKWALHEMGLMSDGIRLPLTWLSEPCHEPLRQAMRQSGVLV